The genomic DNA GTCCTTCCGCTCTACATTTTCCGCCGTAAGGGTTGGCTGTAGAAAATTCTTCCTCACCGCGGAGGATGCCTCTCCTCACTCCCTTCGCGGTAAAAATCGGATTTCGAGTCATGAACGGTATCGACGTCGACAAGATCATAAAAGTTTCCCCCTCTCCCGCCTACGTGGTGGACATGGGAAGGCTGCGTCACAACCTGGAGATCCTGGACGCGGTACAGAAGCGCTCCGGGGCCAAGATCCTCATGGCGCTAAAGGCCTTTGCGATGTGGAGCGTCTTCCCGGTGATTCGCCAATATCTCCAGGGCGTATGCGCGTCTTCTCCCTGGGAAGCGCGGCTCGGGCGGGAGGAATTCGGCGGAGAGGTGCATTCATTTGCTGCTGCCTTCAAGGAAAAAGACGTTTCGGAGCTCCTCTCCCTCTCAAACCACCTTGTCTTCAACTCCTTCAACCAGCTGGAGCGCTTCAGGCCGCTCTGGGAGAAGGAGAGGGGGCGGGTCTCCATCGGCCTGCGGGTGAACCCGGAGCACTCGGAAGGGCACACCGCAATCTACGACCCCGCCGCGCCGAAATCGAGGCTGGGGATTCCCCGAAGGGAGTTCGAGGGGAAGTCGCTTGAAGGTGTTGAGGGGCTTCACTTCCACACCCTTTGCGAGCAGCTCTTCGAGCCGCTGGAGCGCACGGCTCGGGTATTCGAGGAAAAGTTTGGAGAGTTTCTGCCGAAGATGAAGTGGCTCAACCTCGGCGGCGGCCACCATATCAGCCGCCAGGGGTATGACATAGACGGCCTTGTGGAGCTGATCAGGCACTTCAAGGGGAAGTACGGCGTGGAGGTCTACCTGGAGCCGGGGGAAGCGGTGGTTATCGGCACGGGACTCCTGGTCGGCGAAGTGCTCGACGTGGTGCACAACGAGGTGGATATCGCCATCCTCGATGTTTCCGCCACCTGTCACATGCCCGACATCCTCGAGATGCCGTACCGGCCGGAGATCACCGGCGGCTTCGATCCCGGCGTGAAGCCTTACACCTACAGACTGGGTGGGCCGTCGTGCCTTGCCGGCGACATCATCGGCGACTGGTCGTTAGAGAAGCCGCTCAAGCCGGGAGACCGGCTCGTCTTCGAGGACATGAGCCATTACACGATGGTGAAGACCACCACCTTCAACGGGATCCAGCATCCGGCGATTTGTACGTGGGAGCCGGAGACCGAAGAGCTGAAGGTCGTAAAAGAATTTAGCTACGAGGATTTTAAGGGGCGCCTGTCGTAGGGTGGGCGATAGCTTCCGACCATCTCGCCGCCGTCCTCGAAAGCCTCCTTGTGCGACGTGGCGCAGCCACGCCTCCGCGGGGCTTTCTGCGGGTGCGACGATCTGGCCGAAATCTCTCGCCCATTGATGTAAATCTTTAACCTGACGAGCCGTTGGCCGTCAGGGGTACCACAACCACTGCCAACCAGCGGTGACAGATTTGCGATGATGACGGCGACGGTGAGGAGGGAGGCCCGCAGGCGTAGCAGCGCTACGTCGAGGAGCTGACCGACGATCCGGCGGCGTCAGGGCGCAAATATGGCACCGCTTTCGGAGGATACATGTCGGAGCGCTGGTCGATTGCCAATTCCACCAAAATATACAACATGGACAACTGGGGGGCCGACCTCTTCTCCATCAACAAGAAGGGGAACGTCTGCGTCCATCCGTCGTCCAACTCGAAGAATTCCATCGACCTTCGCGTCCTGGTGGATGACCTCATAAAGCGCAAGATCAAGCCGCCGATCCTCCTCCGCTTCATGGATGTCCTCCAGGGGCGGATAGCGAGCATCAACCGGGTTTTCAAGAATGCTATCGCCGACAACGATTACCCTGCCAAGTACCAGACATTCTACCCGATCAAGGTAAACCAGCAGCGCCAGGTGGTGGAGGCTATCGCAAGCTACGGCAAGCGCTACAACATCGGTCTGGAAGTGGGTTCGAAACCGGAGCTGGTTGCCGGCATCGCCATCTCCAGCGGCAACGGCCTTCCGATTATCTGCAACGGCTACAAGGACACCGAGTATATCGAGACCGTCCTCTACGCTACAAAGATAGGCTACGACATCACCCTCGTCATCGAAAAGCTTTTCGAATTGGAGAAGGTGATCGAACTCGTGAAGAAGACGGGCATCCAGCCCAAGCTCGGAATCCGGGTGAAGCTTTCCTCCAAGGGGACCGGCAAGTGGGCCACAAGCGGGGGCGAGGACGCCAAGTTCGGCCTGCGGATGTCGGAGATCATCGCCGCCATTGACCTCCTCGAAGAGAACGAGCTTCTCCAGCAGGTGAAGCTCATCCATTTCCACATAGGCTCCCAGATCACCAAGATCGACAAGATCAAGACCGCCCTCATCGAAGGAGCGCGGATCTACGCGGAGCTGCGCAAGATGGGGCTCGGCATCGAATTCGTCGACATTGGGGGAGGGCTTGGGGTGGACTACGACGGCTCCAAGTCGAGCTACTTCTCCAGCGTCAACTACTCCATCGAGGAGTACGCCAACGACGTCATCTATCAGATCAAGAACATCTGCGACGATGCCGGAGTGGATTGCCCCAACATCATCTCCGAGTCGGGGCGCGCCACCGTCGCCCACTACTCGGTGCTCGTCACCAACGTGCTGAACACCAACACGCAAAGGCTCACGCCCGACTTCGAGGAGGAGATCGCCTCCGCGGAGAAGCTGGCGCCCACCGTTCGCAAGCTCGTCGATATTCACAAGAGCATTGACCGTTACTCGCTCCGGGAGGATTACCACGACACCCAGCAGCTTATCCAGGAGGCGGTCTCTCTCTTCAACCTCGGTTACCTGACGCTTCAGGAACGGGCCATGGCGGAGTGGCTCTACGGGAAGATCATCCGCAAGATCAACAGCATCGTCGAGAAGATCAAGCCGATCCCCGAGGAGCTGCAGAACTTTCAGCTGAGCCTTCGGCAGACCTACTTCGCCAACTTCTCGCTGTTTCAGTCGGTGCCCGACTCCTGGGCCATCGACCAGCTCTTCCCCATCGTGCCGCTCCAGCGGCTCAACCAGAAGCCCGACGTCATCGCCTCCATCGCGGACATCACCTGCGACTCCGACGGGGAGATCACGAGCTTCGTGGGGGAGAACGGCCGCACCAAGTTCCTGCCGCTCCACAAGATCCGCAAGGAGGAGGACTACTACATCGGCTTCTTCCTCATCGGGGCGTACCAGGAGATACTCGGCGACATGCACAACCTCTTCGGGGACACCAATGCCGTGCACATCACCTTCAACAAGAAGACCGGCTACATGATCGACACGGTGATAAACGGGGACGCCTGCTGGGAGAGCCTGAAGTACGTCCAGTACAAAGGGCCGGAGATCCTGAAACGGGTGCGGGAGCACCTGGAGAAGGGGGTGGCCCAGCGGAAGGTTTCCATCGAGGAGAGCAGCCACTTCATCGAGCTTCTGGACCGGACCCTGCTCGGTTATACATACCTGGGAGAGTAGCAGGCGGTTGCGTGGTGTTCGCGCCGTCGTGAAAAACGAGGTTGCTCAAAAACAGCCAGATCGTCGCACCCGCAGAAAGCCCCACGGAGGCGTAGCAGCGCTACGCCGCACAAGGTGGCTTTCGAGGACGGCGGCGAGATGGCTGTTTTTCAGCGACCTCCTAAAGCGTAAAGTAAAATGTCGCTCCTTTCCCCTCCTCTCCCTCCGCCCAGATACGTCCTCCGTGGCGCTGGATGATGCGGTGCACTGTGGCCAGACCGATGCCGGTCCCGGTGAATTCCTCGGGCGATACCCGCTGGAATGGGATGAAGACCCGTTCATTCTCCTTCGGCGCAAAGCCTATGCCGTTGTCCTCGACATAATAGGCAGGCCTCCCCCGGTATTCCGTCAGGCCGAACCTGATTATGGCGGTTTCCCTTTTCGCCGTGTACTTCCATGCGTTTCCGAGAAGATTTTCAAGAGCCACCCTGAGCAGTTTCGGATCGGCGCTCACGGTGAGCCCCTCCGCCACCTCGTACACTACCTTGCGGTCAGGCTCCCTCTGTCTCAGCCCCAGTAGAATCGTCTCCGCCATGATGCTGATGTCGACGGTTTCCCGGTGTACCTCGCTGCGGGTGATGCGGGCAAAATCGAGCAGGGTCCCTATGAGCTGGTCCATCCGGCCGACCTCTTCCTCTATGATCCCGGTTAGCTCCCTGCATTGCTCGTTGAGCCTTTGGCCGCACATCTCGACGACCATCTGGCTGGAGGCGCTGATGGTGGTGAGCGGTGCCCGAAGGTCGTGGGACACCGTATAGCTGAATGCCTCAAGTTCCTGATTGGCGATCTCCAGATCATGGGCACGGGCCGCCAGGTCCGTATGGAGAATTTCGATCTCCTCTGCGGCCTGCTTGTAGGGCGTAATGTCCCGCCCCTCAGGGACGAGAAAAACCACGTCCCCCTTGGCGTCCTTCACCGGTTTCAGGGAAAAATCGACCCATACCAGTTCCCCTTCCGGCGTGCGGTGCGTCGCCTCGAAACGGACGAATTCCCCCCTTGCAGCCGCTTCCACCGCGCCGTGAACCCTGTCCTGCATATCTTTCGAGTGAGTCCACCAGGGCGTTTCCCAGAACGGCCTGCCGAGCACCTCGTCGGCTCTCCCCTGGATGAATTCAAAGGCGGTCCGGTTGATCTTGATGAGTGTCCCGTCAGGCTTCATCAGCCCCATCAGCTGGGAAGCTTCATCAAAAATCACGTTAAGAAGCGCCTCGCTTTCCCGCAATTCCCGTTCGATCCGCTTCTGTTCGGTAACATCCTCCTTTACCGCTACAAAGTGCGTGATGACTCCATCCAGCTCCTTTACAGGGGAAATAGATGCCCGTTCGAGATAGATCTCGCCATTTTTTTTCCTGTTGATGAACTCCCCGTGCCATTCGTCACCACTGCTGATGGTCTCCCACATCCGTCGGAGCTCATCCGGGTTCATTTCCCCCGACTTCAGCAGCGCCGGGTTCTTTCCTGCCACCTCCGTGAGCGTGTATCCCGTTATTTCCGTAAACTTCGGGTTGACGTACTCGATGTTTCCCCTGTTGTCGGTAATCATGACGATGGAGGGACTGTCGGTAATGGCGCGGTACAGCTTTCGCAGTTCCTGCTCGCTACAGCGCCGGCCCGTTATGTCGTGAAGAGACACGAAAAGCGCCGCATGCTCTTCCCATTCCGTTTCGACCACCCAGACCTCGGCTGCCACCTCTTTTCCATCCCGTGATTTCAGAGTGATTTCCGCCTTCTCCTCCGTGGAGAGCGGGAACTGAAACGGCATCCCCACAAGCTCCTCCGGCAAGCATCCGAGCATCCTTCCGGCGGCACTATTGGCAAATCTGATACTTCCCCCCTTGTCTACAATCAGAATGCCGTGGGGCGTCTTGAGCAGGATGGCCCGGCAGTTTTGCAACTCCCGTGTCTTCCGCGCCAGGAGTTCCTTAATTTCGCCGGTCTTCTGGAACATCTTTTTCCTCCCTGAGGCAACCGTCTTCGGATTTATTGAAGTTCCCGCACCGCGAGCCGAGCCTTTTCGACGATTTCAGCAGCAGACTCCGTGCTGAACCTGATCGGAGGGCCGAACCGCACATGCACGTTTCCGCTCCTAGGCCGGGACGCTCCTCTGGGCAGCACCTTTTCGAGCCCCGATATGCTTACCGGAACCACCGGGACCTCCATCTCACGGACGATCACCCCCAGCCCCTGCTGAAACTCCAGCAACGTGCCGTCCGGAGATCGTGTCCCCTCAGGAAAGATCAGGACGTTCATCCCCTTGTCGATGAGCTTTCCCATATGGCGGAGCGAGCCGCGGAACCCCCGAGACTGGGGGAGGGGGAAGATGGTGAAGGCAAGGGTGGCGTACTCGAAGGCGAGACGCTTCCAGAGCTTCTGTGAAAAATTTCTGAAGTTCCGGAAGAAGAATTCTTCCCAGGCGGCGGTGGAGGTGTTGTAACGCCATTTGGGAGGAAGAGCGAACATTATCGTCGGGTGGTCGAGGTAGCTCAGGTGATTGGAGATGAAAATGACCGGCATCTCCTCTTCCCGCAGGTGTTCGGTCCCGGAAGCTTCGAGCCGCACCACGGTGCGGAACAGGGGGTAGTGGAGTACGCGGTCCAGGAACCGCCGTATGAGGAGGGCGCTCCGTCCGGCCCCCCACCGTCTGAAGTGCTCCTCGGTGCCGGTTTTCTCGCGCTTCCGTATCTTTTCCCGCAGGTCCGTGACTCGTGTCTGCGGATCGATAGCAGCGTCTTCGAGATCGAGCCGGAATTCCTGCTCGATGGCGTTAACCAGCTCCAGCCGTCCTATGGAGGTGAGTCCAAGTTCGGTGACAAGAACCGACTCCTCCTTCACCTTGTCCACCGGAGTATCGGTAATCCGGGCGATCAGGGCAATGAGCCGATCCGTTGTCCGAAGCGCTCCTTCCCCCGCTGCGGCATGCTCCTCCAGTTGCTTTTTCACCACGAATTTCCTGATCTTCATGGTGGTGGTCTTGGGGAATTCCGCTTCGGGCCAAACGGTGAAGCCGGTGATGCGGTGAAGGTCGTCCAGCCGGGCGTTCACTTCGGCTACGATCTCTTCCGGACCGGCTCGCTCTCCGTCGAGAATAAGAACCGCATGGACCTCCTCTCCGCCTCCCCGGTCGAGTCCCACTACGCAGGACTCCTTCACCCCCGGGAGTGCGTTCAGAAGGGCTTCGATCTCGTCCGGATATACGTTCACGCCAGCTCCGGTGACGATGAGCTCCTTGCTTCGCCCCTTGATCCTGAGCCTGCCGTCGGAATCGAACTCTCCCAGGTCCCCGGTCCTGAACCAGCCGTCGCTGAAGGTTGCCCGCGTCGCTTCCTCGTTCCGGTAGTACCCGGAGAAAACATTCTCTCCCCGCGCAAGGATCTCTCCGCCCTCGATACGCAGCTCCACTCCCGGCAACGGCCTGCCGACCGACCCGGGAGCCTGTTGACCCATGTCATTGGCGGCAAGAACGGGCGAGCACTCCGTAAGGCCGTATCCTTCAAGGACGGTGAATCCCATTCCGTCCCAGAATCGGAACACCTGCGGGTCCAGGGGTGCTCCTCCCGACACGAAGAGCGTGAAATTGGCGCCGAACTTCTTGTGGATCGGATGGAAAAGAAGCTTCCGGGCCTTTCTGGGAATCTTCTCTCCCACTTTCAGGAGGCGCTCGAAAATGGAACGGAGCCCCTTATGTTCCAGTTCCTGTTCGATGGAGCCCTTCAGAAGCTGAAGCAGGCGCGGCACCGCTATCATTGCGTAGATATCTTCCTCTTCCAGCGCTTCCAGGATTGCGGAGGGTTTGAGAGTGCGGATATAGGCTATGGTTGCCCCACGGTAGAGTGGGGTGAAGAAGCCTCCCATCTGCTCGAACATGTGGGAGAGGGGTAGGAGCGAGAGAAAGGTGAATTCCTCGGAGACGACCGTTATGTGTCGGTTGACCTGGAGAAGGTTGGCGATCAGGTTGCGGTGGGTGAGGATCACACCCTTGGGAGCGCCGGTGGTGCCGGAGGTGTAGAGGAGTTCCGCGATATCGTCGGGGCCGGCTGAGTGAACGGCTGTAAGGGGCTCTGTCTGGGCCAGCAGGTGGCGGAGCTCTTCCAGGAGAACCGTCGGCCGTCCCGCCAGCCGTTCCGGCTTCTCCCGGCTCTGGATCACCAGCCGCGCATCGGTAAGGGATGCTATCGTTTCCGCCCGGTCTCCCCCCGACATGAAATCGACAGGCACCGCCACCGCTCCCCTGGCCACAATACCCCAGAAGGCGACTCCCCACCAGGGGGAGTTGGGGCACCAGAGCAGGACCCTGTCTCCCTCTCCAATCCCCTGCGCGGCCAGCCAGCCGTTCATCCGGAGTGCAAGGGTGTGTATGTCCGAATATGTCAGGACAAAACGCCTTACCCCCGTCCTGAAGACCATGGCTGGGTCATCCCCATGTAGCGGGAAAGTGGCGAACAGGTCGGTGAGGGTGTTCATGACGATCTAAAACTCCTATCGGCCGCAAGACTCCTTCAAATGGATCCGAAGGTCAGGGCTCAGCAGCAGCCGCGCGTTTCGTGCGGAAATATCCCGCCACGGCAGCCTTCACTCTTTCCACATCCTCACGTGTTACATCCAGGTGTGTGACAAGCCGGACCCGCTCCCCTTCACGTATCAGAATCCCCGCTTTCCGCAGGTGGTGGTGCAGGGCTTCAGCATCGTACGGTTTCATCGACAGGAACGCCATGTTCGTGCGTGCGGGTGAAACATCCAGCCCCTCGATCCCCTGGAGCTCCTCGGAAAGAAGACGCGCATTTTCATGGTCCTCCGCGAGCCTTCCGATGTTCCGCTCCAGCGCGTATATGCCAGCCGCCGCCAATATCCCGGCCTGACGCATTCCCCCACCCGCGACCTTGCGCCATCGCCGTGCCCGCGCTACTATTTCCTGCTTTCCGCAGAGGAGTGAGCCTACAGGCGCTCCGAGGCCTTTGGAGAGGCAGAAGCTGACGGTGTCGAAATGACGTGCAATTTCCGCTGCAGGCACTTCCAGGGCGACCGCAGCGTTGAATATGCGGGCTCCATCCAGATGAATGCCGAGCGAACGCCGCCGGGCAAGCTCCGAAGCCTGCTCCAGGTAGGAGAGGGGGAGCGGTTTCCCCTCCTGGGTGTTTTCCAGGCAGAGGAGCCGTGTGCGCGCGTAGTGGCTGTCGTCTGGCTTGATGGAGTTTTCGACCTCCTTGAGATCAAGGGTGCCGTCGGGCTGAAAGGGGAGAGGCTGCGGCTGGATGCCGCCGAAGACCGCGGCGCCTCCTCCCTCCCAGCGATAGACGTGAGCTGTCTGGCCGGCTATATATTCGTCTCCCCTCTCGCAATGGGCCAGGAGGGCAAGTAGATTCCCCAGGGTTCCGCTGCCGACGAAAAGGGCGGCCTCCATTCCTAGAAGCTCCGCAGCGATGGATTCCAGGCGGTTCACTGTGGGATCTTCGCCGTAGACATCGTCGCCGACTTCGGCGTCGGCCATGATGCTGCGCATTTCGCGGGTCGGCCGGGTGACTGTGTCGCTTCGCAGGTCGATGATCTTCATCGGGATCAGGTGCTCCTGAAACGTGTTTCCCACGGCTTTTCCGCCGGGTCCGCCCCGATTCCGTGGTCGCCGTTGCCGGCGGCGTGGGTGAGGATCCTGAATATTGTTTCTGCCTCTTCGGCAGCGCCTATGGCGGCGGCGATCTCTTCCGCTGCTTCTGCACGACCGGAAGAACGGAGGTGAGAGAAAGCCTTCAGTTGCAGTTCGAGCACGGTGCCTGCAGCCTTCTTTCCCGCCTCTACCCCAGGCTGGTGATAGGCGTTGATGTTGACGAGAGATGCGTAGAGGCCGACGGCCCTCTCGTAGAGCGCGATAAGAACCCCCACTGCCTGCGGATCGAGCTTGTCTATAGTGATGGTCACCGATTCGCGTCCCTTCTCGTAGAGCGCCCTGCGTGTTCCGAGAAAGAAGCCGAGGAGATAGTCGCCGCTCGTGGTATCGGGCTCCACAGCCATCGAGGACCTCTGACGGTCCTTCACCACTTCGATGAAGGTGACGAAGAAGTTGTGAACCCCTTCACGGAGCTGCTGGACATAGGCGTGCTGGTCGGTGGAGCCCTTGTTGCCGTAGACGGAAATACCCTGGTTGACTGTGGCGCCGCTCCGATCCTTTTCCTTGCCGAGGGATTCCATGATCAACTGCTGGAGGTAGCGGGAAAAGAGGAGCAGCCGGTCCTTGTACGGGAGAATGACCATGTCGCGCTTTCCGGTTCCGCCGGTGCCGTGGTACCACATGAGGGCCAGCAGTGCGGCCGGATTGGCTCGGGTCTCGGTGCGCCGGGTGATCTCGTCGCAAAGCTTCGCTCCCCGGAGCAGCGCCTCGACGTCAATCCCCTGGAGAGCCGCCGGCAGCAGTCCCACGGCAGAGGTCTCCGAGGTCCGTCCTCCGACCCAGTCCCACATGGGGAAGCGTGCAAGCCACCCCTCGCTGACTGCGGTCCGGTCGAGCTCACTCTCCTGCCCGGTCACTGCCACCGCATGTTTCGGAAATGGTATGCCTGCGGCTTCGAAGGCTAGTTTGACTTCGAGCATCCCGTTTCGCGTCTCCTTCGTCCCTCCGCTCTTGGAGATGACGATGACGAGCGTTTCCGCAAGGCTCTCTCCGAGCTCTCCCAGCACACGGTCCATGCCGTCGGGATCGGTGTTGTCTAAGAAATACGGTTTGAGCGGGTCTGCGGGTGTGCCGAGGGCATCGGCTACGAACTGCGGGCCCAGCGCGGAGCCGCCGATGCCGATTATGAGCATCCTGGTGAATTTCCGTCCGGCTGGTGTCCTGAAAGTGCCTGCGTGAATGCCTGCTGCGAAATCGCGAACCGCCCGGAGGGTGAAATCTATCTCGGCTGAAATACGCCCGTCGGGGGCGAGAGAGGGGTTCCGGAGCCAGTAGTGCCCGACCATTCGGCCTTCGTCAGGGTTTGCGATGGCGCCCTTTTCCAGTTCCTTCATCTCCCTGAAGGCCTGCTGCATCCGCGGCTCCATCTCCGCGAGAAAGGAATCGGAAAAGTTCATCCGGCTGATATCAAGGGAGAGGCCGACCTCCCGGTTTACGCACAGATATTTCTTGTAACGCTCCCACAGCTGCAGGCTGTCCATGGTTCCTCCCGTTCGGTGATTTCAGAAAGTGGTACCACGTAATTGTTCCTTAATCAAGTTTCATTGGCGTACGACTCCCTGTTGGGGTGCCGTCGTGATGAGGGAGGCGGTGGAGTTCCTTCCGTTCCTGTCGTTCCTCGCTGCGGACCTGGATGGCTTTCCTTGTCCATCGAGGCACGCGCCTTCTGGTTGAGGGCTACAGTTATTGCCGGCGCCGGGCGCGCGTCCGCTGCCGCTAGTCACTTCCCTCCACTCCAGGAACTCCACCGCCTCCCTCTTTGTAATGGTTTAGGTGCTCGTCCGTCTAAGTCAACGGTCCAGAGGCTAATGTCGTGGCTTCGGGAGAGAACGGCGGAGCCGCAGCGGCAGATGTACGCGGACTATCCATTCACATGTGATGTCGGTGGTGAGCTTCTCTAGCAGGCAGGTGAAAAACTGAGGTTGTTCAAAAACAGATAGATGGTCGCACCCGCAGAAAGCCCCACGGAGGCGTAGTACCCTCTGGGGCATAAACAGCGCTACGCCGCACACGGCGGCTTTCGAGGAACGGCGGCCAGATGACTGTTTTTCAACAACCTGCTACGCAACGAGGGCACCCGTGCAGCTGGACCCTTCTCCGGCGGTGCAGCAGTAGCAGTGCTGGGCAAGGAAGAGCTCGGTGCCGCTGGTGGCGGCGGCTTGGAGATCGTCGATCTTCAGTATGGTGCCGTCCTTGCCGGTAATCGGCAGCCCCACCGCAAGGTTGAAGTCGCAGTTGTAAAGGAACCCGTTCCAGTCCACGCTTACCAGGGAGCGGCACATTATGTTGCCGGCAGCTTCCCGGTTGAAGCTTCCTGCTAGAAGATTCAGATAGCGCTCGTAAGCTCCCCTTGCCTCCAGATACTCCCGGAACCGTCCGATGGGAGCATTGGTTATGGTATAAAGGTTGTTGAATCTGATGCCGTGCCGTTGGTACAGCTCCCGGCCGTATGCGGACGCCAGCTCCTTCTGTGAACCGGCGATGAAGGCTCCTCCGGGGTTGTAGACGAGGTTCAGCTCAAGGGTTTCACCGTATCCCACGGCATTCAACCGGTGTAGGGCCTCGATGCTCCGTTCGAAGACCCCGCTTCCCCGCTGACGGTCGACATTTTCCTTCTCGTAGCAGGGAAGAGAGGCAACTATAACGAGTTGGTGGTCCCGGTAGAAATCGGGTAGCCACTCCATCCCCGGCTCGCTGAGAATCGTCAGGTTGCTCCGGACCATCCGCCGCCGGGCCAGCCCCTCGGTCCGTTCCACAAGGTACCGGAAAAGGGGGTTAAGCTCCGGGCATCCGCCGGTCATGTCGAGCACGAGCCCAGGCTGCCGGGCGAGGAACCCTATCGCCCTGTCCATTACCCCCTGCTCCATGATGCCGGTTCCCTCAGGGGAACAGCTCAGATGGCAGTGGCTGCACCTCAGGTTGCAGACGTTGCCCAGGTTCAACTGCAGGGTCTGCAGCGTGTCGAATTTAATATAGATCGGATTGACAGACTTCAGTTTTTCCTTGAATGCTGCCACCATCGGTTCTCCTTTAGCGGTTCGGATACGGTCGATACAGGGGCAGAGGAGTCATGAGCGGCATTGCCGCCGATGCCTGCGGTAGAGTGCCGGTATCAGGGCGAATATACCGAGAAGGACAAAAGCCCCTATGACACGCGGCGAGGCGACATCGCCCAGGTGCTCCACCGTGGCCAGGCTGGCCCCTGCATTGGCGTAGACGAAGCCGCCGGGGATGATTCCCATGAAAGTGCCGAGACAGAACGTGCCGAGGGGAATCCTCGTGAGTGCAGCGGCTATGTTGATGAGGAAGAATGGGAAGAGCGGCACGAGGCGGAGAAAGAGGAGGTAGTTGAGTCCCGACCGGTCGAGCTCGCGGTTTACCTCCTCCAGGCGCCCGGAAAAACGCTTCACCATCGCGCTGCGAAAGAGGTAGCGGGCGAAGAGAAAGGCGAGAGCCGCGCCCGTGGTCGCTCCGATAACGGCGTAGGCTGTACCCGTGACTGCGCCGAACAGAGCACCCGCAGCCAATGTCATCAGCGTAGCACCGGGAAGGGAGAGGGCTGTCTGTATGATGTAGCTGCCGACGAAAAGGAGCGGGAACCCCAGGGGGTGAGCTGCGTTAATCGCTTCAAGGGCTTCCCTGTTCGCCTTGAGGTATTCGATGGTTAGCAGCTTCGAAAACCCGGAGAGGATGAGGGTTGCGGCTATGGCGAGCAGGGTGCCGAGGAGCAGAAGTTTTTTCTTCATTTTCGGGATTCTCTCCATTGCCGCGGTTTGGTCTCTAGCGGCCGCAGGCGGTTTTCGGTGCCATTGTACATAAAGGTGTTCATATTGCAATATGCACTGACTGCTTGTAATTCAGGGGAGGCTGGTATAATAAATTTTCGTTAATTTATATTTGCTTCCACCGGGAGGGTCGTATCTGGTAGGTTAGCCCTTCCCGACCCCTGTCCCCAGTTGATTCGAGAGAGGAGACCATGATGGAGAAGAGTGCCAGAATATATGTCGCAGGACACACCGGACTAGTCGGGTCCGCCATCACCCGGCGTCTGCGGAAGGAGGGTTACGACAACCTGATTTTGCGGGACGAGAAGGAACTCGACCTGCGGGACCAGGGCGCAGTAGCCGGTTTCTTCAGGGAGAACAGGCCGGAGTATGTCATGATCGCAGCCGCAAAGGTAGGCGGTATCGTAGCGAACAACAGTTACCCGGCGGATTTCATCTACACCAATCTGATGATACAGTCCAACGTGATTCATCACGCTTATGCAGCCGGAGTGAAGCGGCTGCTCTTCCTCGGCAGTTCCTGTATTTACCCGAAGATGGCGCCCCAGCCCATCAAGGAGGAGTACCTCCTCACTGGGCCGCTGGAGCCGACGAATGATGCGTACGCAATAGCCAAGATTGCAGGGGTGAAGATGTGCCAGTCGTACAACCGGCAGTATGGCACCCAGTACGTCGCGGCGATGCCTACCAATCTCTACGGGCCCAACGACA from Geobacter sp. DSM 9736 includes the following:
- a CDS encoding TVP38/TMEM64 family protein; translation: MKKKLLLLGTLLAIAATLILSGFSKLLTIEYLKANREALEAINAAHPLGFPLLFVGSYIIQTALSLPGATLMTLAAGALFGAVTGTAYAVIGATTGAALAFLFARYLFRSAMVKRFSGRLEEVNRELDRSGLNYLLFLRLVPLFPFFLINIAAALTRIPLGTFCLGTFMGIIPGGFVYANAGASLATVEHLGDVASPRVIGAFVLLGIFALIPALYRRHRRQCRS
- a CDS encoding GDP-L-fucose synthase produces the protein MEKSARIYVAGHTGLVGSAITRRLRKEGYDNLILRDEKELDLRDQGAVAGFFRENRPEYVMIAAAKVGGIVANNSYPADFIYTNLMIQSNVIHHAYAAGVKRLLFLGSSCIYPKMAPQPIKEEYLLTGPLEPTNDAYAIAKIAGVKMCQSYNRQYGTQYVAAMPTNLYGPNDNFNLETSHVLPALLRKFHEAKLAGEQKVTVWGTGTPFREFIFVDDVAEACLFLMNLEGAAFDALLDDPKAPALVNVGTGVELTIRDLALTIKEIVGFTGDLVFDSTKPDGTPRKLTDVTKIHSLGWRHRMDLREGVAETYRWYLENRSSGSH